One Paraburkholderia aromaticivorans genomic region harbors:
- the murU gene encoding N-acetylmuramate alpha-1-phosphate uridylyltransferase MurU produces the protein MTMSLKKAMIFAAGRGERMRPLTDTCPKPLLDVGGKPLIVWQIERLAQAGFRTIVINHAWLGEQIEATLGDGSRWQVQLRYSAEREALETAGGIVQALPLLEDDGASEVFVAVSGDVYADFDYATLNAHAEKLQALPEPGMHLVMVPNPAFHPNGDFGLVDGGALSLDAQSRFTFGNIGLYDTRMFRDLPSGTRRALTPYYRDTIARGLASGELYEGLWENVGTPAQLGELDQRLRVPDGRR, from the coding sequence ATGACGATGTCCCTGAAGAAAGCGATGATTTTCGCCGCCGGACGCGGCGAGCGCATGCGTCCGTTGACCGACACATGCCCGAAGCCTTTGCTCGACGTGGGCGGCAAGCCGCTGATCGTGTGGCAGATCGAACGGCTCGCGCAAGCGGGCTTTCGAACCATTGTGATCAACCACGCGTGGCTCGGCGAGCAGATCGAAGCCACGCTCGGCGACGGTTCGCGCTGGCAAGTCCAGTTGCGCTATTCGGCCGAGCGCGAGGCGTTGGAGACCGCAGGCGGCATCGTGCAGGCGTTGCCGCTGCTCGAGGATGACGGCGCGAGCGAAGTGTTCGTCGCGGTCAGCGGCGACGTGTACGCCGACTTCGATTACGCGACGCTGAATGCGCACGCCGAAAAATTGCAGGCCTTGCCCGAGCCGGGCATGCATCTGGTGATGGTGCCGAACCCGGCGTTTCATCCGAACGGCGACTTTGGTTTGGTGGACGGCGGCGCGCTCTCGCTCGACGCCCAGTCGCGCTTCACGTTCGGCAATATCGGTCTTTACGACACGCGCATGTTCCGCGATCTGCCGAGCGGCACGCGACGCGCGCTCACGCCGTACTATCGCGACACGATTGCTCGCGGTCTCGCGAGCGGCGAGTTGTACGAGGGTTTGTGGGAGAACGTCGGCACGCCGGCTCAGTTGGGCGAACTGGATCAGCGTTTGCGCGTGCCAGACGGCAGGCGCTAG
- a CDS encoding aminoglycoside phosphotransferase family protein yields MTLPSSQDSTDTRLDLLKVWLKGHAARYALELDTLAPASSDASFRRYFRLAGKAAEGKSNGTLIAVDAPPPEKCREFAQVAQLLEAAEVHVPRVLEVDFEAGFMLVTDLGTASYLGALSEAQNADDPRRARALMRDALDALIRWQLTSREDVLPPFDEAFLRREMELMPEWFLGRHLDREADEKIRGVLDRTFALLIASARAQPQVFMLRDFMPRNLMIAAEPNPVNPGVLDFQDAVYGPITYDVASLLRDAFLSWDEEFELDCFVYYWERAKKAGLPVDPDFGEFYRQIEWMGLQRHIKVLGLFCRINYRDGKPHYMKDLPRFIGYARKVAERYAPLRPFAKLLDDLEGRANEVGYTF; encoded by the coding sequence ATGACGCTGCCCTCATCCCAAGACTCCACCGATACCCGTCTCGACCTGCTCAAAGTCTGGCTGAAAGGCCACGCGGCGCGCTATGCGCTCGAGCTCGACACACTTGCCCCGGCTTCGTCCGACGCCAGTTTTCGCCGCTATTTCCGGCTCGCCGGTAAGGCGGCGGAAGGCAAAAGCAACGGCACGCTGATCGCGGTCGATGCCCCGCCGCCCGAAAAGTGCCGCGAATTCGCGCAGGTCGCGCAGTTGCTCGAGGCCGCCGAGGTGCACGTGCCGCGTGTGCTGGAGGTCGATTTCGAGGCCGGCTTCATGCTCGTCACCGATCTGGGCACGGCTTCGTACCTCGGCGCGCTGAGCGAAGCGCAAAACGCGGACGACCCGCGCCGCGCCCGTGCGCTGATGCGCGACGCGCTCGACGCGCTGATCCGCTGGCAACTCACGTCGCGTGAAGACGTGCTGCCGCCGTTCGACGAAGCCTTCCTGCGCCGCGAGATGGAGTTGATGCCGGAGTGGTTCCTCGGCCGGCATCTTGACCGCGAGGCGGACGAAAAAATCCGTGGCGTGCTCGATCGCACGTTCGCTCTGCTGATCGCGAGCGCCCGCGCGCAGCCGCAGGTGTTCATGCTGCGTGACTTCATGCCGCGCAATCTGATGATCGCCGCCGAACCGAATCCCGTGAACCCCGGCGTGCTGGACTTCCAGGACGCGGTGTACGGCCCGATCACCTACGACGTCGCCTCGCTGTTGCGCGACGCGTTCCTGAGCTGGGACGAAGAGTTCGAGCTGGATTGCTTCGTGTACTACTGGGAGCGGGCGAAAAAAGCCGGCCTGCCGGTCGATCCCGATTTCGGCGAGTTCTACCGCCAGATCGAGTGGATGGGCCTGCAACGGCACATCAAGGTGCTGGGCCTCTTTTGCCGGATCAATTATCGCGACGGCAAGCCGCACTACATGAAGGACCTGCCGCGTTTCATCGGCTACGCGCGCAAGGTCGCCGAGCGCTATGCCCCGCTGCGTCCGTTCGCGAAGCTCCTCGACGATCTCGAAGGCCGCGCGAATGAAGTCGGCTACACCTTCTGA
- a CDS encoding LPS-assembly protein LptD: protein MPPRQLSQTTPSCAVVPRKRRLVAALIAVPGLMPALAHAQLVGEAAQPQPIDAPWGMQLAPQLEDRPLQTGQKPATFVLGDTTTGTSDQDMAAKGSAEVRRNTVVIKADALHYDQDTDMADAYGQVHVVNSGNSFVGPEAHMRVDSSEGFMTAPKYHFNVTGGSGSAERVDLLDNERSVFTKGTYTACACADDPAWYIRGSEFDFDTGADEGVAHNGVLFFQGVPIFASPWLSFPLSGERRSGVLPPTFSLSSSNGFELSVPYYFNIAPNRDLTVTPRLISKRGVQLQSTFRYLSPTYSGSITGEFLPDDHLTKTNRYALYIQHNQNFGNGFGGYIYYNKVSDNTYPEDLSSSVSQFMNGTQLLYQQEAGLTYSNGPWSVLAREQHWQTLAPSTAPYGREPQLNVKYAKYNVGGFDYGAEADYTNFSITTADQTEGQRVMFNPYLAYSVVGPGYFVTPKVQWHFASYNLRNISGDVPVGTPKNFTESIPTFTFDTGLIFDRSVRIFGQDYIQTLEPRLYYVYTPYRNQESAPLFDTADSDFGLAEIFTPNTFVGNDRIADANRLTAALTTRFIDAATGDERARFVIAQQYYFQDQRVTLQPTQTSAQATHSDLIAGASFKLGAGFASETAFQYNADNNQLVKTSVGFGFSPATGKVINVGYRYTRANTTLDNQPINQVLISGQWPLTHRVFGVGRFNYDLGGHRIVDGLVGLQYDADCWTLGAGIQRYANGLNTSGQNQSSTRFLAQLTFKGLSSVDNGLMSAFRASVAGYTPLPPPPPPESRFTNYE from the coding sequence ATGCCGCCTAGACAGCTTTCCCAAACGACTCCCTCTTGTGCTGTTGTGCCGCGCAAAAGGCGGCTCGTCGCGGCGTTGATCGCCGTTCCGGGCCTGATGCCCGCGCTTGCGCACGCCCAGCTGGTGGGGGAAGCCGCGCAGCCGCAACCTATCGACGCGCCCTGGGGCATGCAGCTCGCCCCGCAGCTCGAAGACCGTCCGCTGCAGACGGGCCAGAAGCCGGCCACGTTCGTGCTCGGCGACACGACCACCGGCACCAGCGACCAGGACATGGCCGCCAAGGGCTCGGCCGAGGTGCGGCGCAATACGGTCGTGATCAAGGCCGACGCGCTGCATTACGACCAGGACACGGACATGGCCGACGCGTACGGCCAGGTCCACGTGGTCAACAGCGGCAATTCGTTCGTCGGCCCGGAAGCGCACATGCGCGTGGATTCGAGCGAAGGTTTCATGACCGCGCCGAAGTACCACTTCAACGTGACGGGCGGCTCGGGCAGCGCGGAGCGCGTCGACCTGCTCGACAACGAGCGCTCGGTCTTCACGAAGGGCACCTACACGGCCTGTGCGTGCGCGGACGATCCGGCCTGGTACATCAGGGGCAGCGAGTTCGATTTCGACACCGGCGCGGACGAAGGCGTCGCCCACAACGGCGTGCTGTTCTTCCAGGGCGTGCCGATATTCGCCTCGCCCTGGCTGTCGTTTCCGCTTTCAGGCGAGCGGCGCAGCGGGGTTCTGCCGCCCACGTTCTCGCTGAGTTCGTCGAACGGCTTCGAACTGTCGGTGCCGTATTACTTCAACATCGCGCCGAATCGCGATCTGACGGTCACACCGCGTCTGATCTCCAAGCGCGGTGTGCAGTTGCAGTCCACGTTCCGTTATCTGTCGCCCACGTATTCCGGTTCGATCACCGGCGAGTTCCTGCCGGACGATCACCTGACCAAGACCAACCGCTACGCGCTGTACATCCAGCACAACCAGAACTTCGGCAACGGGTTCGGCGGCTACATTTACTACAACAAGGTTTCGGACAACACGTATCCGGAAGACCTGTCGTCGTCGGTCAGTCAGTTCATGAACGGTACCCAGCTCCTGTATCAACAGGAAGCCGGGTTGACCTACAGCAACGGACCGTGGTCGGTGCTCGCGCGTGAACAGCACTGGCAGACGCTGGCGCCTTCAACGGCGCCGTATGGCCGCGAGCCGCAGTTGAACGTGAAGTACGCGAAGTACAACGTCGGCGGCTTCGACTACGGCGCGGAAGCCGATTACACGAATTTCAGCATCACCACCGCGGACCAGACCGAAGGTCAGCGGGTGATGTTCAATCCGTACCTTGCGTATTCGGTGGTCGGGCCGGGTTACTTCGTCACGCCGAAGGTGCAATGGCACTTTGCGTCGTACAACCTGCGCAATATCAGCGGCGACGTGCCGGTCGGCACGCCGAAGAACTTCACCGAATCGATCCCGACGTTCACCTTCGATACGGGTTTGATCTTCGACCGTTCGGTACGAATCTTCGGCCAGGATTACATCCAGACGCTCGAGCCGCGCCTGTACTACGTGTACACGCCGTATCGCAATCAGGAATCCGCGCCGCTGTTCGACACCGCCGACTCCGACTTCGGGCTGGCGGAAATCTTCACGCCGAACACCTTCGTCGGCAACGACCGGATCGCCGACGCGAACCGCCTCACGGCCGCCCTCACCACGCGCTTCATCGACGCGGCCACGGGTGACGAACGGGCGCGTTTCGTGATCGCGCAGCAGTATTACTTCCAGGACCAGCGCGTCACGCTGCAGCCGACCCAGACCAGCGCGCAGGCCACCCATTCGGACCTGATCGCGGGTGCGTCGTTCAAGCTCGGCGCCGGTTTCGCTTCGGAAACGGCGTTCCAATATAATGCCGACAACAACCAGTTGGTGAAGACGAGCGTCGGCTTCGGGTTCAGCCCGGCCACCGGCAAGGTGATCAACGTCGGGTACCGTTACACCCGCGCGAACACCACGCTGGACAACCAGCCGATCAATCAGGTGCTGATTTCGGGGCAATGGCCGCTCACGCATCGGGTGTTTGGCGTGGGCCGTTTTAATTACGACCTGGGCGGCCATCGGATCGTCGACGGTCTGGTCGGCCTGCAGTACGACGCCGATTGCTGGACGCTCGGCGCGGGGATCCAGCGCTACGCGAACGGTCTGAACACCTCGGGGCAGAATCAGTCGAGCACGCGGTTTCTCGCGCAGTTGACGTTCAAGGGCTTGTCGAGCGTCGACAACGGGCTGATGAGCGCATTCCGCGCCAGCGTGGCGGGCTATACGCCGTTACCGCCACCGCCGCCGCCGGAATCGCGTTTCACCAATTACGAATGA
- a CDS encoding peptidylprolyl isomerase, with amino-acid sequence MAIMKKLRLATLAAGLAAAASFLSVAPVQAQALGGNSGQTVDTIAAVVNNGVITRRELDERMGLITRRLNQQNAPVPPMDQLRQQVLNQMVLERIQLQKAKEDNINIDDATVQKTLERLAAANNLSLDVYRSRIEAQGVPWSTFTGDARTELTLSRLREKEVDSKVTVSDAEVANYIASQRGPNAGATSDLHLQHIFLKAPLNASETDIEAAQQKAQALLAEAKGGANFDKLAKSSSQAPDASKGGDIGFVSPSKLPPEVVKAVSTMRPGEVNPDLIRTTDGFEIVRLVDRRAGQGASSDAPKLVQTHVRHILLRVGDGMSEPQARQKLLEIKNEIATGGDFSKFAHTYSQDGSSSQGGDLGWISPGETVPEFERAMNNLQDGQISDPVRSEYGYHLIQVLGRRESEGSVSQQMDLARQAIGQRKAEQAYADWLRELRDTAYVEVKPTLSSTQ; translated from the coding sequence GTGGCAATCATGAAAAAGCTTCGCTTGGCAACGCTTGCGGCCGGTCTGGCCGCCGCGGCGTCTTTCCTGTCGGTCGCGCCGGTGCAGGCGCAGGCGCTGGGCGGCAATAGCGGCCAGACGGTCGACACCATTGCCGCAGTGGTCAACAACGGTGTCATCACGCGGCGCGAGCTCGACGAACGCATGGGCCTGATCACCCGCCGCCTGAACCAGCAGAACGCGCCGGTCCCGCCGATGGACCAGTTGCGTCAGCAGGTGCTCAACCAGATGGTGCTGGAACGCATCCAGTTGCAGAAGGCAAAAGAAGACAACATCAACATCGACGACGCCACCGTGCAGAAAACGCTCGAACGGCTGGCCGCGGCGAACAACCTGTCGCTCGACGTGTACCGCTCGCGCATCGAGGCGCAAGGCGTGCCCTGGAGCACGTTCACCGGCGACGCGCGTACCGAACTGACGCTCTCGCGTCTGCGCGAGAAGGAAGTGGACAGCAAGGTCACGGTGTCGGACGCCGAAGTCGCGAACTACATCGCCAGTCAGCGTGGCCCGAACGCCGGCGCGACGAGCGACCTGCATCTGCAGCACATTTTCCTGAAGGCGCCGCTGAACGCGTCGGAGACGGATATCGAAGCGGCGCAGCAGAAGGCCCAGGCGTTGCTCGCCGAAGCCAAGGGCGGCGCCAATTTCGACAAGCTGGCGAAGTCCAGTTCGCAGGCGCCGGATGCATCGAAAGGCGGCGATATCGGCTTCGTTTCGCCGTCCAAGCTGCCGCCTGAAGTCGTCAAGGCTGTCTCGACGATGCGTCCCGGCGAAGTCAATCCGGATCTGATCCGCACCACCGACGGTTTCGAAATCGTACGTCTGGTCGATCGCCGTGCGGGTCAGGGCGCCAGCTCGGATGCGCCGAAGCTCGTGCAAACGCACGTGCGCCACATTCTGCTGCGCGTCGGCGACGGCATGTCGGAACCGCAAGCGCGTCAGAAACTGCTCGAAATCAAGAACGAAATCGCCACGGGCGGCGACTTCTCGAAATTCGCGCATACTTATTCGCAAGACGGTTCGTCGTCGCAAGGCGGCGACCTCGGCTGGATTAGTCCGGGCGAGACGGTGCCGGAATTCGAGCGCGCCATGAACAACCTGCAGGACGGCCAGATCAGCGATCCGGTTCGCAGCGAATACGGCTACCACCTGATTCAGGTGCTGGGCCGCCGCGAATCCGAAGGTTCGGTCTCGCAGCAAATGGATCTGGCGCGCCAGGCCATCGGTCAGCGCAAGGCGGAACAGGCTTACGCCGACTGGTTGCGCGAACTGCGCGATACCGCGTATGTGGAAGTGAAGCCCACTCTGTCGAGCACGCAATAA
- the pdxA gene encoding 4-hydroxythreonine-4-phosphate dehydrogenase PdxA, with amino-acid sequence MTSTAQSARPPLQIAITTGEPAGVGPELTVQALAGAAAHWPHAQFTVLGDADLLAERARAVGVDWSALVADGKRVRLQHRPLGAPAVAGKLNAANGRYVLDLLDSAIDGAVAGTFDAIVTAPLQKSTINDAGVPFTGHTEYLAERTHTPRVVMMLAGTGKRPLRVALATTHLPLKDVSAALSIEGIVETLRIIDHDLRHHFGLPAPRILVTGLNPHAGENGYLGREEIEVITPALELADAQGIDARGPYPADTLFQPRYLDEADCVLAMFHDQGLPVLKYATFGEGINVTLGLPIIRTSVDHGTALDLAGTGRADAGSLIAAIETAVSMAQHRRAG; translated from the coding sequence ATGACAAGCACCGCCCAGTCTGCCCGCCCACCGTTGCAGATCGCGATCACGACCGGCGAGCCCGCCGGCGTCGGTCCCGAATTGACGGTGCAGGCACTGGCGGGCGCGGCGGCGCATTGGCCCCACGCGCAGTTCACCGTGCTGGGCGACGCGGACCTGCTCGCTGAACGCGCGCGCGCCGTGGGTGTCGACTGGAGCGCGCTGGTGGCGGACGGCAAGCGCGTGCGCCTGCAGCACCGGCCGCTCGGAGCGCCTGCCGTCGCGGGCAAGCTCAACGCGGCCAACGGCCGCTACGTGCTCGACCTGCTCGACAGCGCGATCGACGGCGCGGTAGCCGGCACGTTCGACGCGATCGTCACCGCGCCGCTGCAAAAGAGCACCATCAACGATGCCGGCGTGCCGTTCACCGGCCACACCGAATATCTGGCCGAGCGCACGCACACGCCGCGCGTGGTGATGATGCTGGCCGGCACTGGCAAGCGCCCGTTGCGCGTCGCACTGGCGACCACGCATCTGCCGCTCAAGGATGTCTCCGCTGCGCTGTCCATCGAAGGCATTGTCGAGACGCTGCGCATCATCGATCACGATTTGCGGCACCATTTCGGTTTGCCGGCGCCGCGTATTCTCGTGACGGGGCTGAACCCGCACGCGGGCGAAAACGGTTATCTGGGCCGCGAGGAAATCGAGGTCATCACGCCGGCGCTGGAGCTCGCGGACGCTCAAGGCATCGACGCGCGCGGTCCGTATCCGGCCGACACGCTGTTCCAGCCGCGTTATCTGGACGAGGCCGACTGCGTGCTGGCCATGTTCCACGACCAGGGCCTGCCGGTGTTGAAGTACGCCACGTTCGGCGAAGGCATCAATGTCACGCTTGGTTTGCCGATCATCCGCACCTCGGTCGATCACGGCACCGCGCTCGATCTGGCCGGCACCGGCCGCGCCGATGCGGGCAGCCTGATCGCCGCGATCGAGACGGCGGTGTCGATGGCGCAGCACCGCCGCGCGGGCTGA
- the rsmA gene encoding 16S rRNA (adenine(1518)-N(6)/adenine(1519)-N(6))-dimethyltransferase RsmA — MSTSRQQQGRHQGHIARKRFGQNFLVDMGVIDSIVDVIRPQRGERMVEIGPGLGALTEPLIERLATPEAPLHAVELDRDLIGRLKTKFGGLLELHAGDALAFDFGSLAAPGEKASLRIVGNLPYNISSPLLFHLTSFAHRVIDQHFMLQNEVVERMVAEPGTKAFSRLSVMLQYRYVIDKQLDVPPESFNPPPKVDSAIVRMIPYELHELAPVDERVLGEVVTAAFSQRRKMLRNTLAAYRDSVDFEALGFDLQRRAEDVSVAEYVRVAQIVAGKA; from the coding sequence ATGTCCACCAGCAGACAGCAACAGGGCCGGCACCAAGGTCATATCGCGCGCAAGCGTTTCGGTCAGAACTTTCTGGTCGACATGGGCGTGATCGATTCGATCGTCGATGTCATCCGGCCGCAACGCGGCGAGCGTATGGTCGAGATCGGGCCGGGCTTGGGCGCGCTCACCGAACCGCTGATCGAGCGTCTGGCGACGCCGGAAGCGCCCTTGCACGCCGTGGAACTGGATCGCGATCTGATCGGCCGTCTGAAGACGAAATTCGGCGGCCTGCTCGAACTGCACGCCGGCGACGCGCTCGCGTTCGACTTCGGTTCGCTGGCCGCGCCCGGCGAGAAAGCGTCGCTGCGCATTGTCGGCAATTTGCCGTACAACATTTCGAGCCCGCTGCTGTTTCATCTGACGTCGTTTGCGCATCGCGTGATCGATCAGCACTTCATGTTGCAGAACGAAGTGGTCGAGCGGATGGTGGCGGAGCCGGGCACCAAGGCGTTCAGCCGTCTCTCGGTGATGCTGCAATACCGCTACGTGATCGACAAGCAACTCGACGTGCCGCCCGAATCGTTCAACCCGCCGCCGAAAGTCGATTCGGCGATCGTGCGGATGATCCCGTACGAACTGCATGAACTGGCGCCGGTGGACGAGCGCGTGCTCGGCGAAGTGGTGACGGCCGCGTTCTCGCAGCGTCGCAAGATGTTGCGCAATACGCTCGCTGCGTATCGCGATTCGGTGGATTTCGAGGCGCTCGGCTTCGACCTGCAACGCCGCGCTGAAGACGTGTCGGTGGCGGAATACGTGCGCGTGGCGCAGATCGTGGCGGGCAAAGCCTAA
- a CDS encoding DMT family transporter, with protein MSTSALPVRRAPDSFAILLMIGLCAIWGLQQVAIKSTNAAVPPVFQAGLRSAIASVLVWGWARSRGTPLFRDDGTLGAGLLAGVLFAGEFVCIFLGLTLTSASRMAVFLYTAPCFTALGLHWFVDGERMRRIQWVGIVVAFAGISLAFADGFLHGHTAGGSLLAGVAGDALGVLGGIAWAATTVVVRATRLAQSSASKTLFYQLMVSAVVLLALALGLGQAHVETVTPLAVVSLAYQAVIVAFVSYLVWFWLLTRYIASRLSVFSFLTPLFGVTFGVLLLGESFSLRFLMAAVLVLTGIALVNAPAKRVTT; from the coding sequence ATGAGCACCTCCGCCCTGCCCGTACGCCGCGCCCCGGATAGCTTCGCCATCCTGTTGATGATCGGCCTGTGCGCGATCTGGGGTCTCCAGCAAGTCGCGATCAAAAGCACCAATGCGGCGGTGCCGCCGGTCTTCCAGGCGGGCCTGCGTTCGGCGATTGCGTCGGTGTTGGTGTGGGGTTGGGCGCGCTCACGCGGCACGCCGCTCTTTCGCGACGACGGCACCCTGGGCGCCGGCCTGCTCGCGGGTGTGCTATTCGCGGGCGAGTTCGTGTGCATTTTTCTCGGCCTGACGCTGACCAGCGCGTCGCGCATGGCGGTCTTTCTGTACACCGCGCCGTGCTTCACGGCGCTCGGCCTGCACTGGTTCGTCGACGGCGAGCGCATGCGGCGGATTCAGTGGGTCGGTATCGTCGTGGCCTTCGCGGGCATATCGCTCGCCTTCGCGGACGGCTTCCTGCACGGCCACACCGCCGGCGGTTCGTTGCTCGCGGGTGTTGCGGGCGACGCGCTCGGTGTGCTGGGCGGCATCGCGTGGGCCGCTACAACCGTGGTGGTGCGCGCCACGCGACTCGCTCAATCGAGTGCCAGCAAGACGCTGTTTTATCAACTGATGGTGTCGGCGGTGGTGCTGCTCGCGCTTGCGCTCGGACTCGGCCAGGCGCACGTGGAAACCGTCACGCCGCTGGCCGTGGTGAGCCTCGCGTATCAGGCGGTGATCGTGGCGTTCGTCAGCTATCTGGTGTGGTTCTGGTTGCTGACGCGCTATATCGCGTCGCGCCTGTCGGTGTTCTCGTTCCTCACGCCGCTGTTTGGCGTGACCTTCGGCGTGCTGCTGCTCGGCGAGTCGTTCAGTCTGCGCTTTCTGATGGCCGCGGTGCTGGTGTTGACCGGCATCGCGCTGGTCAACGCACCGGCGAAGCGGGTGACGACCTAG
- a CDS encoding porin, which translates to MKNVGRWAAAAVPAALASLGCQMAHAQSSVTLYGVVDESVRYLTHVNKAGDSSIGLGTGGMTQSRWGLKGVEDLGGGWSTFFKLENRIYINSGQSDPTLPFFNEAQVGVRSDSYGQIILGRQYNVVIEGVTVAGYGSNSWIPYDFSFQPEITMTGGIWTSNQVQYQARYNGFTFAAGYAFGGNAGNAYGSQIGAAAAYKPEGGPLSVGGAYEVSKDSVNGAAAKTWTFGGSYTWNLTRFSAGYIVNQNDAGFSNFANGPFTAPVLAALKYTDFARRRMIMGGITQQVSNKWHFAANVWRTLQDGKTAAQDGSAWQYQLVADYNLSRRTDVYLEGDYSLYRGDLIGAQLQGVNSVGLAQKGSQIGLMAGVRHQF; encoded by the coding sequence ATGAAGAACGTAGGCAGGTGGGCAGCGGCCGCGGTTCCCGCGGCATTGGCGTCGTTGGGGTGTCAGATGGCGCACGCGCAATCCAGCGTGACGCTGTACGGCGTGGTCGACGAAAGCGTGCGCTACCTGACTCACGTCAACAAGGCAGGCGATTCGTCGATCGGACTCGGCACAGGCGGCATGACGCAAAGCCGCTGGGGGCTGAAGGGCGTCGAGGATCTCGGCGGCGGCTGGTCTACCTTCTTCAAACTCGAAAACCGCATTTACATCAACAGCGGCCAAAGCGATCCCACGCTGCCGTTCTTCAACGAAGCGCAGGTCGGCGTGCGATCGGATTCGTACGGCCAGATCATCCTCGGGCGTCAGTACAACGTCGTGATCGAAGGTGTGACGGTGGCCGGCTACGGCAGCAATTCGTGGATCCCGTACGACTTCAGTTTTCAACCTGAAATCACCATGACGGGCGGCATCTGGACCAGCAACCAGGTGCAATATCAGGCGAGATATAACGGCTTCACGTTCGCGGCCGGCTACGCATTCGGCGGCAATGCGGGCAATGCCTATGGCAGCCAGATCGGCGCGGCCGCGGCTTATAAACCCGAAGGCGGTCCGTTGAGCGTCGGCGGCGCGTATGAAGTGTCGAAAGATTCGGTCAACGGCGCGGCCGCGAAGACATGGACGTTCGGCGGCTCGTACACGTGGAATCTGACGCGTTTTTCCGCCGGCTACATCGTCAATCAGAACGACGCGGGCTTTTCGAATTTCGCCAACGGGCCGTTCACCGCGCCCGTGCTGGCAGCGCTCAAATACACGGACTTCGCGCGGCGTCGCATGATCATGGGCGGCATCACGCAACAGGTCAGCAATAAGTGGCACTTCGCCGCGAACGTCTGGCGCACGTTGCAGGACGGCAAGACCGCCGCGCAGGACGGCTCGGCGTGGCAGTACCAACTGGTCGCCGACTACAACCTGTCCCGGCGCACGGACGTCTATCTGGAAGGCGATTATTCGCTGTATCGCGGCGACCTGATCGGCGCGCAGTTGCAGGGCGTCAACAGCGTGGGGCTCGCGCAGAAGGGCTCGCAGATCGGTTTGATGGCCGGCGTGCGACATCAGTTCTGA
- the gloA gene encoding lactoylglutathione lyase, producing MRLLHTMLRVGDLDRSIAFYTELLGMKLLRRDDYPDGKFTLAFVGYEDERDGTVLELTHNWDTPSYDLGTGFGHLAVEVEDAYASCDKIKAQGGTVVREAGPMKHGTTVIAFVTDPDGYKIEFIQKKK from the coding sequence ATGCGCCTGCTTCACACTATGCTCCGGGTCGGCGACCTGGACCGTTCGATCGCCTTCTACACTGAACTGCTCGGCATGAAACTGCTGCGCCGCGACGACTATCCGGACGGCAAATTCACGCTGGCATTCGTCGGTTACGAAGATGAACGCGACGGCACCGTGCTCGAACTGACCCACAACTGGGACACGCCTTCGTACGACCTCGGCACCGGCTTCGGCCACCTCGCCGTCGAAGTGGAAGACGCCTACGCCTCGTGTGACAAGATCAAGGCACAGGGCGGGACGGTGGTGCGCGAAGCCGGTCCGATGAAACACGGCACGACCGTGATCGCTTTCGTCACGGACCCGGACGGCTACAAGATCGAGTTCATCCAGAAGAAGAAATAA
- a CDS encoding M48 family metallopeptidase, producing the protein MQKSPTPQPAAALDNRQLDLPLFAEPGSTSSSPSPSAPTPGASQSSPGGQQPAVLLAPDGSKLRSLAIGSRTLHYVLKRSARRSIGFAIDSTGLTITAPRWVTLADIETAITEKQRWIFTKLIEWQTRVEQRALPKVDWKDGAEVPYLGQPVRVKLGAPQGMLAFSAEDAALQVPLPLQADPQQIKDRVQGWLQGEAKRLFGERLAIYSEKLGVNYRAYALSSAATRWGSCSSDGKIRLNWRLIHFPLSIIDYVVAHELAHLREMNHSPRFWQTVESIFPEFREARQTLKSHPPELLPTL; encoded by the coding sequence ATGCAGAAGTCTCCTACGCCACAGCCCGCTGCGGCGCTCGATAACCGGCAACTCGATCTCCCGCTCTTCGCCGAGCCGGGGTCGACGTCGTCGTCCCCTTCACCTTCCGCACCAACGCCAGGCGCTTCGCAGAGCTCGCCAGGCGGCCAGCAGCCGGCCGTGCTGCTCGCGCCGGATGGCAGCAAGTTGCGCAGCCTCGCGATCGGCTCACGCACGCTCCACTACGTGCTCAAGCGTTCGGCGCGCCGCTCGATCGGCTTCGCGATCGACAGCACGGGTCTGACGATCACCGCGCCGCGCTGGGTCACGCTCGCCGATATCGAAACCGCGATCACCGAAAAGCAGCGCTGGATTTTCACGAAGCTGATCGAGTGGCAAACGCGTGTCGAGCAGCGCGCGTTGCCGAAGGTCGACTGGAAAGATGGCGCCGAAGTGCCGTATCTCGGTCAGCCCGTGCGCGTGAAACTCGGCGCGCCGCAAGGCATGCTCGCGTTCAGCGCGGAAGATGCGGCGCTGCAAGTGCCGCTGCCATTGCAAGCGGATCCGCAGCAGATCAAGGATCGCGTGCAAGGCTGGCTGCAGGGTGAAGCGAAGCGTCTGTTCGGCGAGCGCCTTGCGATCTACTCGGAGAAACTGGGCGTGAACTATCGCGCGTATGCGCTCTCTTCAGCGGCGACGCGTTGGGGCAGTTGTTCGAGTGACGGCAAGATTCGCCTGAACTGGCGGCTGATTCACTTCCCGCTTTCCATCATCGATTACGTCGTCGCGCACGAACTCGCGCATCTGCGTGAAATGAATCACAGCCCGCGTTTCTGGCAAACAGTCGAATCGATTTTTCCGGAATTCCGCGAGGCGCGGCAGACACTGAAGTCGCATCCGCCGGAATTGCTGCCGACGCTTTAG